The following is a genomic window from Plectropomus leopardus isolate mb unplaced genomic scaffold, YSFRI_Pleo_2.0 unplaced_scaffold21227, whole genome shotgun sequence.
TCCAGGAGTGATCCGGTCTGAAAAGCTCTCCTAAGCTGAATTATTGGAATCAGAGATTTATTTAAAGAGGCGATTGGGAGCATCAGGTGTCAATATGAAGCAGGACAGATGGGTTCTgacataacataaaatacattgaGAACCTGTCACAGTTTGGTGATTCATATTCATACATGTATTGTgacatatataaacatacatacgACTCACCTGTCACAGTTTGGTCCAGCAGCGTTCCCCCTGCAGTTCAGACATTCTCCAGTTCTGTCATCGCACACCTCTGACAGTCCGTTACATTCACATGGTCGACAGAAGGGGAAACCCCAGAATCCCGCCTGGCAGCGATCACAGCGCTGACCTGTGATCACTGGACGACACGcacactgacctctgacctggtCGCAGAGCTCTGACACCGAACCACGAGGGTCGCACTCACaggctgcacacaaacacagaaaaaaacaaatcagcttTCATCTGAGAAATTACTTCACCATAAATCATCTTCAACAGCTTCTTATCTCCTTAGCATTTCAGACGTCTATGGGTTTGACCATTCGCTTACAAGTTCGCTTACGTTTGCAACCTTCTGGTCCGAATCCAAATGTCAGGGGTGCACAAGTATCACAGCAACGGCCAATCACGCTGGGTTTACATTCACAGAACCCTCCCTGTTTACTGCAGGACGGTCCAAGAGAGCCAACAACGTTACACCTGCAAACTGACAACAGAAAGAACGTTACACCTGCAAAGTGACAACAGGAAACACAGGGATGAATGTAGCAAATGAATGTCATCATGGAAAACGAggaacaacaaaacatcttgaAAACCTTTGTTCGGTTTTGTTGGTGTGACTTACAAACAGCTCCCCTGTGGATTCGTGCCGAAATGCTCTTGGTGAGTTCCTTGCAGACATCTGGTCCCACCTCCTTGGGACTGAACTCGTTGGCTAATCCGATGCAGCGAGAGCGTGGGAACGTGTCCAGGTCACTCTGGGAACAGAAATCCTGGATGGACCCGATCCTCGGGATCAGACccatctttaaaaatgacaaaagaaaacaagattcCATTGAGCCACTCAAGTCTTGTTTACAGTTTtcagaaagaagagaagaaagaagacACAGACTCGGCCCTTCGAGTGTCTATTCACGTTCTCATCATATAGaggcaaacaaacagctctaaTTGGAGATACTGTCAGTCAATGTGGGTGACCTGGAGCTGAACAGATGGATAGTCACTGAGTCAATTGGGATGTGAGACTAACTGCCCGAGTCGATGAGGACATGTGACACTAACTCACTGAGTCGATCAGGATGTGAGACCAACTCACCGAGTCGATGAGGACATGTGAGCTAGTTGATCCATCAGACTCGGGCTGTTTGTTAAAGACGATATCCACAAAGTATTGACCAGCTGCGTTCAGACACAACGGAGAGTCCAGGAAAGCTCCTCtgaaaacaagtaaacaaacaaacactggtggtaaaaaaaaacccaaatactgacagcaaacaaaaaaacaaataaacagtaaacaatCACCTGGAGTTTCCAGGGAGAGTCAGAGTTTTACTTCCTGTTGGGTCGCTGCTGCAGCCGCCGTTGCCTGGTGACAGGGTGATGATGCTGACTGAAGCCAGCCAATCAGACGGCGCCTACAGAGAGGTCATTAAAGGTTAAACCCTTTTGTCCGACGAGTTAAAATCCAATCAATCAATATAAATCTAtattctctgtctctgtggttgttGATTATCAGTATACAACCCCATACAACCCCCTGAATAACATGCAGACGCCTCCCAGAATCGCCACCTTAACAGGGCAGGGGGTTGGCCTATCCCTGTGATCCTTGGAGCTGGGTTGTCTGGGTCCCTGATAGAGACTCCCAGATCAAAGTGGTCTCAGGGGAGGGGCCAGACTAAGAGCAAGTCAAACACCTTCACAAGATGGTATTTTCAGGATATATGTAGCCTGAGTTGCCAGAGTTAGGAGGTGCCACGTGGATGAGGGGATACTCACAAGCCCCCAGCTGAGTGCCGCTGTGTTGGAGTTCTCCCAGGACAATGAGAGGGTCGCCTCGATGCAGCTCTGTGTTGCTGAGAGGAGGTGTCTGACCATTGTTTGTGCAGATGGATCAAACAGCAGTTTAGAGTACCCGGCCTTTTTAGAGTTTCTATGTGATGTCCTGGAAAGGGTCACAATCGGGGA
Proteins encoded in this region:
- the LOC121965694 gene encoding laminin subunit beta-4-like, producing the protein LNPVVLPQCEKYYRDHGYDLKLSNGRVFLVRRTRRLLRRRRQGQIPLDPGQALQIIPRQRTPNHPITWTGLGLVRVLEGAGLRFTVDNLLSSMDYQLVIRYEPEAPSDWLASVSIITLSPGNGGCSSDPTGSKTLTLPGNSRGAFLDSPLCLNAAGQYFVDIVFNKQPESDGSTSSHVLIDSMGLIPRIGSIQDFCSQSDLDTFPRSRCIGLANEFSPKEVGPDVCKELTKSISARIHRGAVFCRCNVVGSLGPSCSKQGGFCECKPSVIGRCCDTCAPLTFGFGPEGCKPCECDPRGSVSELCDQVRGQCACRPVITGQRCDRCQAGFWGFPFCRPCECNGLSEVCDDRTGECLNCRGNAAGPNCDRCVEDYYGDPVSRQPCQPCLCPDVRSSGRFFATSCQHDPQSLSVSCNCRIGHT